One Dunckerocampus dactyliophorus isolate RoL2022-P2 chromosome 18, RoL_Ddac_1.1, whole genome shotgun sequence genomic region harbors:
- the grap2a gene encoding GRB2-related adapter protein 2a, protein MEATGKYDFTASMSGELSFKKDDVVKILSTHGDWLKAEMDAHEGFVPKNYIDIQTPSWFQENATRSSAEQLLSTKDVGHFVIRGCQSSPGNFSISVKHESDVQHFKVIRDHRGHYFLWSEKFTSLNKLVDFYKTMSISKTTQIYLIDTWSPPTARSMKRGSLPEQPSSAPMMATTPRRSLDQPHNHVAQMLVLEERAHCVFQTGRSSPVSAERTHPAQVKAMYDFTAEEDDELGFCAGDIIEVLDNSDSSWWRGQLRDKSGLFPANYTKQLGTGHAPKAMLSLTSQ, encoded by the exons ATGGAGGCCACAGGAAAGTACGACTTCACGGCGTCCATGTCGGGCGAGCTGAGCTTCAAGAAGGACGATGTCGTGAAG ATCTTAAGCACACACGGCGACTGGTTGAAGGCCGAGATGGACGCACACGAAGGCTTCGTGCCAAAAAACTACATCGACATCCAGACCCCCAG TTGGTTCCAGGAGAACGCCACTCGCAGTTCAGCAGAACAACTCCTGAGCACCAAAGACGTTGGCCACTTTGTAATTCGAGGATGCCAAAGTTCACCTGGAAACTTCTCCATCTCTGTCAA ACACGAGAGCGACGTGCAGCACTTTAAAGTGATCCGGGACCACCGAGGCCACTACTTCCTGTGGTCCGAGAAGTTCACCTCGCTCAACAAGCTGGTGGACTTCTACAAGACCATGTCCATCTCCAAGACCACCCAGATCTACCTCATCGACACGTGGAGCCCCCCCACCGCACGCTcg ATGAAGAGAGGAAGTTTACCTGAGCAGCCAAGCTCAGCCCCGATGATGGCCACCACCCCACGCAGATCCTTGGATCAGCCTCACAACCATGTG GCCCAGATGCTGGTTCTGGAAGAGCGGGCTCATTGTGTGTTCCAGACAGGAAGAAGCAGTCCCGTCAGTGCTGAGAGGACACATCCAGCCCAG GTGAAGGCCATGTACGACTTCACCGCCGAGGAAGACGACGAGTTGGGTTTCTGCGCTGGTGACATCATCGAGGTGCTGGACAACTCTGACTCGTCGTGGTGGAGAGGACAGCTGAGGGACAAGAGCGGCTTGTTTCCTGCCAACTACACCAAACAGCTCGGCACAGGCCACGCCCCCAAAGCAATGCTGTCACTGACTTCACAATAA
- the LOC129171646 gene encoding somatostatin receptor type 5-like: MEVENASTPFLLDLPLFDASGLNESLLNCTNTTAAHGSWGPGAAGVLIPLIYVIVCVIGLGGNTLVIHIVLHYSKMESVTNIYILNLAIADELFMLGLPFLAVQNTLQSWPFGSFMCRLVMTVDSINQFTSIFCLTVMSVDRYLAVNHPIRSAKWRRPQLAKVVNGTVWALSFLVVLPVVVFANVQKAGGTCNIVWPQPANVWRAAFIIYTSSVGFLCPLLIICLCYLLIVFKIRSSARKVHAASTKRRKSERKVTRMVVIVVAVFVFCWLPFYALNVVNLLVALPSDYQGLYYFVVVLGYANSCANPFVYGFLSDNFKRGFRKALCRTSRKVEDRRPEQLQLAQEEGRRALVPRESLGRGLDDDEEDASEMTQVYEIGQNGNTDCPSQNLQPLLTDKEVTEVTPLELASHTAGKEPACGASLTAPSLANATTNGSVKALAENSMEQSASLEISYLYSSMMSKR; encoded by the coding sequence ATGGAGGTGGAGAACGCCAGCACCCCGTTCCTCCTTGACCTTCCCCTCTTCGACGCCAGCGGCCTCAACGAGTCGCTGCTCAACTGCACCAACACCACGGCGGCACATGGGTCATGGGGGCCCGGCGCGGCGGGCGTTCTCATCCCTCTGATCTACGTGATCGTGTGCGTGATCGGCCTGGGCGGGAACACGCTGGTCATCCATATTGTGTTGCATTACTCCAAGATGGAGTCAGTGACCAACATCTACATCCTCAACTTGGCCATCGCCGATGAGCTCTTCATGCTGGGCCTGCCCTTCCTGGCGGTCCAGAACACGCTGCAGTCATGGCCGTTTGGGTCGTTCATGTGCCGCCTGGTGATGACGGTGGACTCCATCAACCAGTTCACCAGCATCTTCTGCCTGACCGTCATGAGCGTGGACCGCTACCTGGCCGTCAACCACCCCATCCGCTCTGCCAAGTGGCGGCGCCCTCAGCTGGCCAAAGTGGTGAACGGCACCGTGTGGGCGCTGTCCTTCCTGGTGGTCCTGCCTGTGGTGGTCTTCGCCAACGTCCAGAAGGCCGGTGGTACCTGCAACATTGTGTGGCCTCAGCCGGCCAACGTGTGGAGAGCGGCCTTCATCATCTACACATCCAGCGTGGGCTTCCTGTGCCCCCTCCTCATCATCTGCCTCTGCTACCTCCTCATCGTCTTCAAGATCCGCAGCTCGGCCAGGAAGGTGCACGCCGCCTCTACCAAGCGCAGGAAGTCGGAGAGAAAGGTGACGCGCATGGTGGTCATCGTGGTGGCCGTCTTCGTCTTCTGCTGGCTGCCTTTCTATGCACTCAATGTGGTCAACCTGCTTGTGGCGCTACCCTCCGACTACCAGGGCCTCTACTACTTTGTGGTGGTGCTTGGCTACGCCAACAGCTGCGCCAACCCCTTCGTCTACGGCTTCCTGTCAGACAACTTCAAGAGAGGTTTCAGGAAAGCCCTCTGTCGCACCAGCAGGAAGGTGGAGGACCGCCGGCCCGAGCAGCTCCAGCTGGCACAGGAAGAGGGCAGGAGAGCGCTGGTGCCCCGTGAGAGCCTGGGGCGCGGTCTCGACGATGACGAGGAGGACGCCTCGGAAATGACCCAGGTCTACGAAATCGGCCAAAACGGAAACACTGACTGCCCATCGCAGAATCTGCAGCCTTTGTTGACTGACAAAGAGGTGACGGAAGTGACCCCCCTAGAACTAGCCTCCCACACTGCCGGGAAAGAGCCGGCCTGCGGGGCGTCGCTAACGGCACCTTCGCTCGCAAACGCCACCACAAACGGGAGTGTGAAAGCACTGGCGGAGAACAGCATGGAACAGAGCGCTTCTTTGGAAATAAGTTACTTGTACTCTTCAATGATGTCAAAGAGATAA